The Stieleria sp. JC731 genome has a segment encoding these proteins:
- a CDS encoding tetratricopeptide repeat protein, with the protein MSITRYIKPGSWRMCPYRSIVLGGVASMLTIGACGSLHAQETESPSVAPAASPTVELESRLKNLMNATERLRRMRELEASEQAAGTTNPSSGLKPINGSTAPTLAPANEILDAFQSQQPDPSTEMKEIRERIRVLQKLRRDSKLDSRNGSPLDPQILPMPSSESVATPPAVHPVVADALSAAAEASENADESSAAPDANAPNLSGQQVVPTPINSLALGESLYRLGNYPSALKALKEVDTEGLPQSDRMWLELMIAMCQRKSEKFESSIGTLRDLANDKSPDYPVQAAKWYLKYAESEQKRTEALNQLTDEIELIVKRVEDYDGNE; encoded by the coding sequence ATGAGTATTACCCGATATATAAAGCCTGGCTCCTGGCGCATGTGTCCCTATCGGTCAATTGTTCTCGGTGGTGTGGCTTCGATGCTTACCATCGGAGCTTGCGGGAGCCTTCATGCACAAGAAACTGAGTCACCATCGGTCGCACCAGCCGCCTCGCCAACGGTCGAGCTGGAAAGTCGATTAAAAAATCTGATGAACGCGACCGAGCGGTTGCGACGGATGCGTGAATTGGAAGCTTCCGAGCAAGCGGCCGGAACGACCAATCCCAGTTCCGGTTTGAAACCTATTAACGGTTCGACTGCGCCAACGCTCGCTCCTGCGAATGAAATTCTTGACGCGTTTCAGTCTCAGCAGCCAGATCCATCCACTGAGATGAAAGAGATTCGCGAACGGATTCGCGTGCTGCAGAAACTGCGTCGCGATTCAAAGTTGGATAGTCGAAATGGCAGTCCGCTGGATCCACAAATCCTACCGATGCCTTCCAGTGAGTCTGTCGCAACTCCACCTGCCGTTCATCCGGTCGTTGCGGACGCCTTATCAGCTGCCGCAGAAGCATCCGAAAACGCGGACGAATCAAGCGCCGCCCCGGATGCCAATGCACCGAATCTCAGCGGCCAGCAGGTCGTTCCCACACCGATCAATTCGTTAGCGCTTGGCGAAAGCTTGTATCGACTGGGGAACTATCCATCCGCCTTAAAGGCCCTGAAAGAAGTCGATACCGAGGGATTGCCACAGTCGGATCGAATGTGGTTGGAACTGATGATCGCGATGTGTCAACGAAAGAGTGAAAAGTTCGAGAGTTCGATCGGTACTCTCCGCGACTTGGCCAACGACAAATCACCTGACTATCCCGTCCAAGCGGCGAAGTGGTACCTGAAGTACGCCGAGTCCGAGCAGAAGCGAACGGAAGCGTTGAATCAATTGACGGACGAAATTGAGTTGATCGTAAAGAGGGTCGAGGATTATGACGGAAACGAATGA
- a CDS encoding sigma-54 interaction domain-containing protein, protein MIITQSPKVEQLIQFAKRAARSKAPVLLTGESGTGKELFAQLIHQSSPRSDQPFIPVNCAAIAENLFESELFGHEKGAFSGAIGTREGRFEIARGGTLFLDEVGEIPLPLQSKLLRVLESKRFERVGSSLSLEHDVRIVAATNRDLKQAVEQGEFRLDLLHRINVLNIDIPPLRKRIADIPTLALHFVEMFRSESELKIEGFDSSAMKALAHYDWPGNIRELRNVIHRACVLTDSPRITKEYLGLEESEPEKKEEPSLPNQWLHTNLEEVERQIIIAAIKAFGNRQVVAEKLGISPRTLTNKIRRYRECNEPNGTAASNAATGNEAA, encoded by the coding sequence ATGATCATCACTCAATCACCGAAGGTCGAACAGTTAATTCAGTTCGCCAAGAGGGCTGCACGGTCGAAGGCACCCGTGTTGTTAACCGGCGAAAGCGGTACCGGGAAGGAACTGTTTGCGCAGCTGATTCACCAATCGAGTCCAAGATCAGATCAGCCCTTCATCCCGGTCAACTGCGCCGCGATCGCAGAAAACTTGTTTGAGAGTGAACTGTTCGGTCACGAAAAAGGCGCGTTCTCGGGCGCAATCGGAACGCGAGAGGGCCGATTCGAGATCGCTCGCGGTGGGACATTGTTTCTTGATGAAGTCGGCGAAATTCCGCTGCCTTTACAATCGAAGTTGCTGCGTGTGTTGGAATCGAAACGCTTTGAACGCGTCGGAAGCAGCCTTTCGCTGGAGCACGATGTTCGCATTGTTGCTGCGACCAATCGGGATCTTAAACAGGCTGTCGAACAGGGCGAGTTTCGACTTGATTTGCTGCATCGGATCAATGTTCTGAACATTGATATTCCACCGCTTCGGAAACGGATCGCTGATATCCCGACATTGGCACTTCATTTCGTCGAGATGTTTCGTTCCGAAAGTGAATTGAAGATCGAAGGCTTTGATTCGTCCGCCATGAAGGCCCTTGCACATTACGACTGGCCAGGCAATATCCGTGAACTTCGCAACGTGATTCATCGCGCATGTGTGCTTACCGATAGTCCGCGAATCACGAAGGAATATTTGGGTTTGGAGGAATCCGAGCCTGAGAAAAAGGAGGAGCCAAGTTTGCCCAATCAATGGCTCCATACCAATCTGGAAGAAGTTGAACGGCAAATCATCATCGCCGCAATCAAGGCGTTTGGAAATCGGCAGGTCGTTGCCGAGAAGCTCGGGATCTCTCCACGAACACTGACCAACAAGATTCGCCGTTATCGTGAATGCAATGAACCCAACGGCACAGCAGCATCAAACGCCGCAACAGGGAATGAAGCCGCTTAG
- a CDS encoding flagellar hook-length control protein FliK, giving the protein MSNPFTLLLNASAGAGIAPSASPSKPGASSDLMGDGSESFEFHIAQAEAATSGDADAVATDATNSILESLLSDELISAETLGDLSKLPKHLLAKLNAEALASTSELQMEASLNEDGTIANSGALLPHLTDTVSIVDGRGGIADGAANPTDPLRVWFGNQQLVSSNAGPANDPSLLGGVELAAEQTDLVAVTDPSSGTISATTINDAPLVDFDGESDSDAAGSIVDTETEVQASEATGNLQDTEVLASTSATVEQPRLDSEGNVRQLPLQQSTNQTAQQLQQNPTQNADQSRPVLEGDDSDTSIAATSQLTSEGAASSVDVEVVDRQPIEAVSVPEHENVGLPEANPNGQIVNSLQAQAGSIQQTLAEESVVDQSQLDEVAAEIESVSVESHLDSNVVAGEALEDSATIELDQTPQASAAAINDEADRYKRDYEAAMEEQAVAESLSSDSTESTSRRESNDQGDQSNDSPFGNAFAFQNWQPRERQSFDASGYGFDIRTERSGGDSEAVASMNATGSTLVSAESPTEYEGVVPLDEFLNGTPDAAAFDQVSDSIGDAIESAVTDNKSVYLEVSPKELGFLTIEVSQLEDSVEARIVASEMVTSEILLHHREQLVESLNQLGYESFDVNISYDERQSSDASEQQTNQRSPFQQQRSSNRTIPMASVRSERPSGLDIVA; this is encoded by the coding sequence ATGTCGAATCCTTTCACGTTATTGCTGAACGCATCCGCGGGAGCTGGCATTGCCCCGTCGGCATCTCCCTCCAAGCCAGGTGCATCATCCGATCTTATGGGTGATGGTTCTGAATCGTTTGAATTTCATATCGCTCAAGCCGAGGCTGCAACGAGCGGCGATGCCGATGCGGTAGCTACTGATGCGACGAATTCGATCCTCGAGTCGTTGCTATCGGACGAATTGATCAGCGCAGAAACACTGGGGGATCTGTCAAAACTTCCCAAGCATCTTCTGGCGAAGCTGAACGCAGAAGCCCTCGCATCGACGAGCGAGCTGCAGATGGAAGCAAGTCTGAACGAAGACGGGACGATCGCCAACAGTGGTGCCTTGCTACCGCATTTGACCGATACGGTTAGCATCGTTGATGGCAGGGGAGGGATCGCTGATGGGGCAGCAAATCCGACCGATCCACTAAGGGTTTGGTTCGGAAATCAGCAGCTGGTTTCGAGCAACGCGGGACCGGCGAACGATCCCTCGCTTCTCGGTGGCGTCGAACTGGCTGCGGAGCAGACCGACTTGGTCGCGGTGACCGACCCCAGCAGCGGAACGATCTCAGCAACAACGATCAATGATGCACCGCTCGTGGATTTCGATGGCGAATCGGATTCGGACGCTGCGGGCTCTATTGTAGATACTGAGACGGAAGTTCAGGCGTCTGAGGCTACTGGGAATCTTCAGGATACAGAGGTTCTCGCGTCGACATCGGCTACTGTTGAGCAGCCGCGTTTGGATTCAGAAGGCAATGTCCGTCAGTTACCGTTGCAGCAATCGACGAACCAAACGGCGCAGCAGCTGCAACAGAATCCGACGCAAAATGCTGATCAGTCAAGGCCTGTCCTTGAGGGCGATGATAGCGACACAAGCATCGCGGCAACTTCCCAGCTCACATCCGAGGGTGCGGCATCGAGCGTTGATGTTGAGGTCGTTGACCGGCAACCCATCGAAGCGGTAAGCGTTCCGGAGCATGAGAACGTTGGGCTCCCAGAGGCAAATCCCAATGGCCAAATTGTCAACTCTTTGCAAGCCCAAGCGGGCTCGATCCAGCAAACCTTGGCTGAAGAAAGTGTTGTTGATCAGTCGCAGCTTGATGAAGTCGCGGCAGAGATCGAGAGCGTTTCGGTTGAAAGTCATCTCGATTCCAATGTCGTTGCTGGGGAAGCTCTAGAAGATTCAGCCACCATCGAATTGGATCAAACGCCACAAGCGAGCGCCGCTGCCATCAATGACGAAGCGGATCGCTATAAACGAGATTATGAAGCGGCGATGGAAGAACAAGCGGTTGCTGAGTCGCTTAGCTCCGATTCAACCGAGTCCACCAGTCGGCGTGAATCGAACGATCAAGGCGATCAGTCAAATGATTCACCATTTGGGAACGCTTTTGCATTCCAAAACTGGCAGCCCCGCGAGCGGCAAAGCTTTGATGCGAGTGGATACGGTTTTGATATCCGCACAGAACGATCCGGGGGTGATTCCGAAGCAGTTGCGTCAATGAACGCGACAGGGAGCACCTTGGTTTCTGCGGAATCACCGACGGAGTACGAGGGAGTCGTACCGTTGGATGAGTTTCTAAACGGGACTCCAGACGCGGCCGCGTTTGATCAAGTGAGTGATTCGATCGGAGACGCGATCGAGTCGGCGGTGACTGACAACAAGTCGGTGTACCTGGAAGTCAGTCCGAAAGAACTCGGGTTTTTAACGATCGAAGTTTCGCAGCTCGAAGATTCTGTCGAAGCAAGAATCGTCGCGAGTGAAATGGTCACCAGCGAAATCTTGCTGCACCATCGTGAACAACTTGTCGAAAGCCTCAATCAGCTTGGCTATGAATCGTTCGACGTCAACATTTCTTACGACGAACGTCAGTCAAGTGACGCAAGCGAACAACAAACCAATCAGCGATCGCCGTTTCAACAGCAGCGATCATCTAACCGAACCATCCCCATGGCTAGTGTCCGTTCGGAACGACCGAGCGGCCTGGATATCGTAGCGTAA
- a CDS encoding flagellar hook capping FlgD N-terminal domain-containing protein, with product MDGISSSSARTDYLQLLTVSLKHQDPMDPVDQEKMVNDLTQFSILEGIENLNGSFGQFMQMQQLSNSVDMIGKTVQYRHPVSSELQSGVVSDVFSSGDEVKLIVDGTTVGLDAVNKVSETAA from the coding sequence GTGGACGGAATCTCATCATCGTCGGCCAGGACTGACTACCTACAGTTGTTGACCGTTTCGTTGAAGCACCAGGACCCGATGGATCCCGTTGATCAAGAAAAAATGGTCAACGATTTGACGCAATTTTCAATTCTCGAAGGCATCGAAAACCTGAACGGATCGTTCGGGCAATTCATGCAGATGCAGCAACTGAGCAACAGTGTTGACATGATCGGAAAGACGGTTCAGTACCGTCATCCTGTCTCTAGTGAGTTGCAGTCTGGGGTCGTATCGGATGTCTTCTCGTCGGGCGACGAAGTCAAGTTGATCGTTGACGGTACGACTGTCGGACTCGATGCGGTCAACAAAGTCAGCGAAACGGCTGCCTAA
- a CDS encoding flagellar hook protein FlgE has translation MSRALMTGITGLRTHQQKLDVVANNLANMNTIGFKSQAAIFSDLVYNVDRGGSASSDTAGGINPQAIGTGVQTAQITRNFSPGTLETTSGEFDFAIQGDGFFTVMSPTGEPHYTRAGAFALDDRGRLVDPATGYLVQRIGNLGEAADGGVRFQTEGDDTIFIPIGSAIPGTQTANIDFTGNLPSTSSPPQAEILSSFRGFEDSGGAATGATLLNDLTINTTPYVPGDMFELVGTNPDGSTFTVALPADTSTMQDIVDTLNANLVDAVASLQADGTLVVTADDTGEAFLSLTLRDVAGNTGETNFSGNSMFISTEGTDGDSFDVSMDMFDERGESHRMTFTFTKDTINNWSVSASIPSSSGTMIDDSVLNLTFNENGSYAIAGINGIGDANIEVQINGITNPQTIELDFSKISHLASDFLMTQTQDGIPPGALSSVAVSTSGELTGLASNGRALPLAQLAIASFPNSSALEAVGANYFQQSISSGDAALGLGATGSRGQIMGGQLERSNVDIALEFTQLIVAQRGFSANARTITVSDEMLEELTNIIR, from the coding sequence ATGTCACGTGCTTTGATGACCGGGATTACCGGACTTCGGACTCACCAACAAAAGCTAGACGTTGTGGCCAACAACTTGGCCAACATGAATACGATCGGCTTTAAATCGCAGGCGGCAATCTTTAGTGACTTGGTTTACAACGTGGACCGAGGCGGATCGGCATCGTCGGATACGGCCGGTGGTATCAACCCGCAAGCGATTGGTACTGGTGTCCAGACCGCTCAGATCACTCGTAACTTCAGTCCTGGTACACTGGAAACCACCAGTGGCGAGTTTGATTTTGCGATTCAAGGTGATGGCTTCTTCACCGTCATGTCACCGACAGGCGAGCCGCACTACACTCGTGCGGGTGCGTTCGCGCTGGATGACCGAGGGCGACTCGTCGACCCAGCGACTGGTTATCTAGTCCAACGGATCGGTAACTTGGGCGAAGCGGCCGACGGCGGTGTGAGATTCCAAACCGAAGGCGACGACACGATCTTTATCCCGATCGGATCAGCCATTCCCGGAACGCAGACGGCAAATATTGATTTTACCGGCAACCTTCCCTCGACGTCTTCACCACCTCAAGCCGAAATCCTTTCGTCATTTCGCGGTTTCGAGGATTCGGGTGGTGCGGCAACGGGTGCGACGTTGTTGAACGATTTGACGATCAACACGACGCCGTACGTTCCGGGCGATATGTTCGAATTGGTTGGTACCAATCCGGACGGTTCGACCTTTACCGTTGCATTGCCTGCGGATACGTCGACGATGCAAGATATCGTCGATACATTGAATGCGAACTTGGTTGATGCTGTCGCGTCGCTACAGGCCGATGGGACTTTGGTCGTCACAGCGGATGATACAGGGGAAGCCTTCCTGAGTCTGACGTTGCGAGACGTTGCCGGGAACACCGGTGAAACGAACTTCTCTGGTAACTCGATGTTCATCAGCACCGAAGGTACCGATGGGGATTCTTTTGACGTGTCGATGGACATGTTCGACGAACGCGGTGAAAGTCACCGGATGACGTTTACCTTCACAAAAGATACGATCAACAACTGGTCTGTCAGTGCCAGTATCCCAAGTTCATCCGGAACGATGATCGACGATTCGGTGTTGAACCTGACGTTCAACGAAAACGGTAGTTACGCGATTGCCGGTATCAATGGTATCGGGGATGCGAATATCGAAGTTCAAATCAACGGTATTACGAACCCACAAACGATCGAGCTGGATTTCAGCAAGATTAGTCACTTGGCGAGTGACTTTCTGATGACGCAAACGCAAGACGGTATCCCACCAGGGGCATTGTCATCGGTTGCGGTGTCGACTTCGGGAGAATTGACTGGCTTGGCATCGAACGGACGTGCGTTGCCGCTGGCACAACTTGCGATCGCGAGTTTTCCGAACTCCAGCGCTCTTGAAGCGGTCGGTGCGAACTATTTCCAACAGTCGATCAGTAGTGGTGATGCGGCATTGGGACTTGGTGCAACCGGCAGCCGTGGTCAAATCATGGGCGGACAATTGGAGCGTTCCAACGTCGACATTGCTCTCGAATTCACGCAGTTGATCGTTGCCCAGCGAGGCTTCAGTGCAAACGCACGAACGATTACCGTTTCCGATGAAATGCTCGAAGAACTGACCAACATCATTCGGTAG
- a CDS encoding HU family DNA-binding protein — MTKKDIVRTISDEVGLTQQQTKKIVQRTFDSIIDTLVRDGRIELRNFGVFEVKPRASRRARNPRTGDEVIVPEKHVVTFKPGKYMEARVQEADLEGQEPLSSADEIAKTHLAANDNANKISGRWDED, encoded by the coding sequence GTGACCAAGAAAGATATCGTTCGAACGATTTCTGACGAGGTAGGCCTCACACAACAACAGACAAAGAAGATTGTCCAACGGACGTTTGACTCGATCATCGACACGCTTGTGCGTGATGGCAGAATCGAGCTACGGAACTTTGGCGTCTTCGAAGTCAAACCGCGGGCATCTCGCAGAGCGAGAAATCCGCGAACAGGGGATGAGGTGATCGTGCCAGAGAAGCATGTTGTTACCTTTAAACCTGGAAAGTACATGGAGGCCCGTGTGCAAGAAGCAGATCTTGAAGGCCAGGAGCCACTGAGCTCAGCCGATGAGATCGCGAAAACGCACCTCGCAGCCAACGATAACGCCAACAAGATTTCCGGTCGCTGGGACGAGGATTGA
- a CDS encoding vWA domain-containing protein — MGLSKSESPDPEDLRHADDAMAHDDDVDSGEVDAWSEEELEEEAVLQTDESAALFGSMAVHILIIAALAIMPTQIFEEDDPVVIVSPPVETESEPIIEEVVYSEIPEMAPGANASAESDMAEASAEMFAEMAEIPSPVELEMSDMGDIEVNRIFSQPMAPMDRLVNRKGTVGEGETGASGAVDRLTYEILQSMEERPTLIVWLFDQSGSLHRQRREIRDRFDRIYDELGILGKKSEEEKLASKKRGMNHDAPLLNSVIGFGDNITLYTETPTEDIDEIKAVVDNIETDTSGVERVFSAVRRAADEYKSLRVSRGGNGPQRNVLLIVVTDEKGDDDMQVEDAISMCRKYGMPVHVIGVPAPFGRAETLVKYVDPDPEFDQTPRWAAVDQGPESYMPERVQLPFTADFSQEPTIDSGFGPYALTRLSYETGGIYFNVHPNRNVARQVRRREVAAYASDMEYFFDPVAMSRYRPDYLSPRDYMTKVQTSPLRKALVTTAQMKPATGITKPRLEFLGVDQARLSTELTQAQQQAARLEQPLVQMAFALQPGMDHREKEDSPRWKAGYDLAMGRVLAQKVRTETYNAMLAKAKLGMAFEDDKNNTWLLQPSDEVSVGSRWKREAETAKMLLESVISDHPNTPWALLASKELEVPIGWKWTEKFTDLSPPAPRNPGNNNNNPRPPSDDQKRMIQKQAPQRPIPKL; from the coding sequence ATGGGACTTAGCAAATCGGAATCACCCGACCCAGAAGACCTTCGTCATGCTGATGATGCGATGGCGCACGATGATGACGTGGATTCGGGCGAAGTCGATGCCTGGAGCGAGGAGGAGCTTGAGGAGGAAGCGGTTCTGCAAACCGATGAATCAGCGGCTCTCTTCGGCAGCATGGCTGTCCATATCCTGATCATCGCCGCGTTGGCGATCATGCCCACCCAAATCTTTGAAGAAGACGATCCGGTCGTCATCGTTTCGCCACCGGTCGAAACCGAATCCGAGCCGATCATCGAAGAAGTCGTCTACAGCGAAATCCCTGAAATGGCTCCGGGAGCCAACGCATCCGCTGAGTCCGACATGGCCGAAGCTTCAGCGGAAATGTTCGCCGAGATGGCGGAAATCCCTAGCCCAGTCGAACTCGAAATGTCTGATATGGGCGACATCGAAGTCAATCGGATCTTCTCGCAGCCGATGGCTCCAATGGACCGGCTGGTCAATCGGAAAGGCACCGTGGGCGAAGGTGAAACCGGAGCATCGGGCGCTGTCGACCGCCTGACGTACGAAATCTTGCAGTCGATGGAAGAACGTCCGACACTTATCGTCTGGCTTTTCGACCAAAGTGGCTCTCTGCACCGACAACGCCGTGAGATCCGAGATCGCTTTGACCGCATCTACGACGAACTTGGAATCCTTGGCAAGAAAAGCGAGGAAGAAAAGTTGGCGTCCAAAAAACGCGGGATGAATCATGACGCGCCGCTACTAAATTCGGTGATCGGATTCGGTGACAACATCACGCTTTACACCGAAACGCCGACCGAAGATATCGACGAAATCAAAGCCGTTGTCGACAACATCGAAACCGATACGTCCGGGGTCGAACGAGTCTTTTCCGCGGTTCGACGGGCCGCTGACGAGTACAAGTCACTGCGTGTCAGTCGTGGTGGCAACGGACCACAGCGAAACGTGCTTCTTATCGTTGTTACCGATGAAAAAGGCGACGACGACATGCAAGTCGAAGACGCGATTTCGATGTGCCGCAAATACGGAATGCCGGTTCACGTAATCGGCGTTCCCGCCCCCTTCGGCCGTGCCGAGACATTGGTTAAGTATGTCGATCCCGACCCCGAATTTGACCAGACACCTCGTTGGGCTGCCGTCGATCAAGGCCCGGAATCCTACATGCCGGAACGTGTTCAGCTGCCATTCACCGCAGATTTCTCGCAAGAACCGACTATCGATAGTGGCTTCGGTCCCTACGCGTTGACTCGGCTGAGTTATGAAACCGGCGGGATCTACTTCAACGTTCACCCCAACAGAAACGTTGCTCGCCAAGTCCGACGCCGCGAGGTCGCTGCCTATGCGTCTGACATGGAATACTTCTTCGATCCAGTCGCGATGTCACGGTATCGGCCGGACTACCTGTCACCCCGTGACTACATGACGAAGGTTCAAACCAGCCCGCTGCGCAAAGCTCTGGTAACAACCGCCCAAATGAAGCCAGCGACCGGTATTACAAAGCCACGCTTGGAATTCTTGGGCGTCGACCAAGCCCGCCTATCAACAGAACTGACCCAAGCTCAACAGCAAGCGGCACGCCTGGAACAACCGTTGGTACAAATGGCGTTTGCCCTACAGCCTGGCATGGACCACCGCGAGAAAGAAGACAGCCCACGCTGGAAAGCCGGCTATGACTTAGCGATGGGACGTGTACTCGCCCAAAAAGTACGAACCGAAACCTATAACGCGATGCTGGCGAAAGCCAAGCTAGGTATGGCTTTTGAAGACGACAAAAACAATACGTGGTTGCTTCAACCCAGTGACGAAGTCAGTGTCGGTAGCCGTTGGAAACGCGAAGCCGAAACTGCAAAAATGCTTCTCGAATCGGTCATCAGCGACCACCCTAACACTCCATGGGCATTGTTGGCCTCAAAGGAACTGGAAGTCCCAATTGGTTGGAAATGGACGGAAAAGTTCACCGACCTTTCGCCTCCCGCTCCGCGGAATCCAGGTAATAACAACAATAACCCCCGCCCTCCAAGTGACGATCAGAAGCGGATGATCCAAAAACAGGCTCCGCAGCGTCCAATCCCTAAGCTGTAA
- a CDS encoding metallophosphoesterase family protein: MSERLIAIGDIHGCRLALERLIDEIQPQPNDTIVTLGDYIDRGEDSKGVLDVLIRLAERTKVVGILGNHEEMMLEVLNHGAAHHAWLRYGGVETLESYGFDGDLDFLPDSHKDFLGSLGDFYVHGEFFFTHAAYDPEVDFEQQEIEMLRWYSLTGGIPAKHKSDKVAVVGHTANRDGEILDAGHLVCIDTYCYGGGWLTAMEMNTRQIWQADKKGRLNSQITS; the protein is encoded by the coding sequence GTGAGTGAAAGGCTCATCGCGATTGGTGACATCCATGGTTGTCGATTGGCATTGGAACGATTGATCGACGAAATCCAGCCTCAGCCAAACGACACGATTGTGACACTTGGCGATTACATCGATCGTGGTGAAGACTCCAAGGGAGTGTTGGATGTTTTGATTCGCTTGGCAGAGCGAACGAAAGTCGTCGGCATCCTCGGTAATCATGAAGAGATGATGTTAGAGGTGCTTAACCATGGCGCGGCCCATCATGCTTGGTTGCGTTACGGCGGCGTCGAAACACTTGAAAGCTATGGCTTCGACGGCGACTTGGATTTCCTGCCTGATTCACACAAGGACTTTCTCGGTTCATTGGGTGACTTTTACGTGCACGGAGAATTCTTCTTCACCCATGCTGCGTATGATCCCGAGGTTGATTTTGAGCAGCAGGAAATCGAGATGCTGCGTTGGTATTCATTGACCGGTGGTATTCCGGCTAAACACAAAAGTGACAAAGTCGCAGTCGTCGGACACACGGCGAACCGAGATGGTGAAATCTTGGACGCAGGTCACTTGGTCTGTATCGATACGTATTGCTACGGCGGTGGCTGGCTGACCGCGATGGAGATGAATACCCGTCAGATCTGGCAGGCGGATAAAAAGGGGCGGCTTAACAGCCAAATCACTTCGTAG
- a CDS encoding PEP-CTERM sorting domain-containing protein has protein sequence MKETKTYGMAAALLWATFTFASPAFADLALSVGNGSISPEGTLSLDVFVNESSATESIAEIELVIEILPITQSGDSSLTFVNSQSEAYLEDADYVFFENSDVVSGIGGNATDVDPSGELIFIVDLTADFEDEVAAPGTLIARIELQHALGTTSAGATLGDMYEVSIDPFATVFTNSFGEASFLDEVNSQAGTVTITATAIPEPSSLALLGLICCGMTIRRRR, from the coding sequence ATGAAAGAAACAAAAACGTATGGGATGGCAGCGGCATTGCTGTGGGCCACTTTTACATTCGCATCCCCCGCTTTCGCAGACCTCGCACTGTCAGTAGGCAATGGTTCGATAAGTCCAGAAGGAACATTGTCACTGGACGTCTTTGTCAACGAATCTTCGGCAACGGAATCGATAGCAGAAATCGAACTGGTTATCGAAATTCTGCCAATCACCCAATCAGGTGACTCGTCGCTCACGTTTGTCAATTCGCAATCCGAAGCCTACTTAGAAGACGCGGACTACGTGTTCTTTGAAAACAGTGACGTTGTGTCGGGCATTGGCGGGAATGCTACTGACGTTGATCCATCAGGCGAATTGATCTTCATCGTCGACCTGACTGCCGATTTTGAAGACGAGGTTGCCGCACCAGGAACCTTGATCGCTCGGATCGAGTTACAACATGCGCTCGGTACTACGTCAGCGGGTGCAACACTTGGCGACATGTATGAAGTCTCGATCGATCCCTTCGCAACAGTCTTCACCAATTCATTTGGCGAAGCATCGTTCTTGGACGAAGTGAACTCCCAAGCAGGAACCGTCACGATCACCGCGACAGCGATTCCCGAACCGAGTTCACTTGCACTACTGGGATTGATTTGCTGCGGGATGACGATTCGAAGGCGTCGTTAA